The Accipiter gentilis chromosome 14, bAccGen1.1, whole genome shotgun sequence genome contains a region encoding:
- the SNX21 gene encoding sorting nexin-21 isoform X2 encodes MAARILHRLRHALAGEGGREERACGGSEAEDFPESSELEDDTEGLSTRLSGTLSFTSHEEEEEEEEEDGAGDKLGEPPQPTGTAAGAEDGGRVGPRGGAPRRQPANPAAAGAVEEIAGQPGAPAAALRGHQRQRGQRALLQLYTIYLIRSGRFDKAPAAIARRYSDFERLNRRLRCRFGCDMAGIAFPRKRLRRNFTAETIAKRSRAFEQFLSHLHSIAEIRRSPEFLEFFFLQDLQAAQRLTCTGMYREALATWANAYRLQDRLGVCGSGRFLLTLAGLAVCHQELDELCEAHSFCEQALQLLEAQGSHPLLGPFLQAHVHLAWKVGKDKRRSEARLQDLREAGPPLQQQPTLKECLIKEPLE; translated from the exons ATGGCCGCCCGCATCCTGCACCGCCTGCGGCACGCGCTGGCCGGCGAAGGCGGCCGGGAGGAGCGGGCGTGCGGCGGCTCCGAGGCCGAGGACTTCCCGGAGAGCTCGGAGCTGGAGGACGACACGGAGGGGCTGTCGACGCGCCTCAGCGGCACCCTGAGCTTCACCAGccacgaggaggaggaggaagaggaggaggaggatggtgctGGAGACAAGCTGGGGGAGCCACCGCAGCCGACCGGCACAGCAGCGGGCGCAGAGGACGGAGGCAG AGTGGGGCCCCGCGGCGGAGCGCCCCGGCGGCAGCCTGCTAACccggcagctgcaggagctgtggaAGAAATCGCGGGGCAGCCTGGTGCCCCAGCGGCTGCTCTTCGAGGTCACCAGCGCCAGCGTGGTCAGCGAGCGCTCCTCCAA CTCTACACCATCTACCTGATCCGCTCCGGCCGGTTCGACAAGGCCCCCGCCGCCATCGCCCGGCGCTATTCAGACTTTGAGCGGCTGAATCGCCGCTTGCGCTGCCGCTTCGGCTGCGACATGGCCGGCATCGCCTTCCCCAGGAAGAGGCTGCGCCGGAACTTCACCGCCGAGACCATCGCCAAGCGGAGCCGAGCCTTCGAGCAGTTCCTGTCCCACCTGCACTCCATCGCCGAGATCCGCCGCTCCCCCGAGTTCCTCGAGTTCTTCTTCCTGCAGGACCTGCAGGCTGCGCAGCGCCTGACCTGCACCGGCATGTACCGCGAAGCCCTGGCCACCTGGGCCAACGCCTACAGGCTGCAGGACCGGCTGGGGGTCTGCGGCTCCGGCCGCTTCCTCCTGACGCTGGCCGGGCTGGCCGTCTGCCACCAGGAGCTGGATGAGCTCTGCGAGGCCCACAGCTTCTGCGAGCAGgcgctgcagctgctggaggccCAAGGCAGCCACCCACTGCTGGGGCCCTTCCTGCAGGCCCACGTCCACCTGGCCTGGAAGGTGGGCAAGGACAAGCGGCGCTCGGAGGCCCGGCTGCAGGACCTGCGGGAGGCCGGGccgcccctgcagcagcagcccaccCTGAAGGAGTGCTTGATCAAGGAGCCTCTGGAGTGA
- the SNX21 gene encoding sorting nexin-21 isoform X1, with the protein MAARILHRLRHALAGEGGREERACGGSEAEDFPESSELEDDTEGLSTRLSGTLSFTSHEEEEEEEEEDGAGDKLGEPPQPTGTAAGAEDGEWGPAAERPGGSLLTRQLQELWKKSRGSLVPQRLLFEVTSASVVSERSSKYVLYTIYLIRSGRFDKAPAAIARRYSDFERLNRRLRCRFGCDMAGIAFPRKRLRRNFTAETIAKRSRAFEQFLSHLHSIAEIRRSPEFLEFFFLQDLQAAQRLTCTGMYREALATWANAYRLQDRLGVCGSGRFLLTLAGLAVCHQELDELCEAHSFCEQALQLLEAQGSHPLLGPFLQAHVHLAWKVGKDKRRSEARLQDLREAGPPLQQQPTLKECLIKEPLE; encoded by the exons ATGGCCGCCCGCATCCTGCACCGCCTGCGGCACGCGCTGGCCGGCGAAGGCGGCCGGGAGGAGCGGGCGTGCGGCGGCTCCGAGGCCGAGGACTTCCCGGAGAGCTCGGAGCTGGAGGACGACACGGAGGGGCTGTCGACGCGCCTCAGCGGCACCCTGAGCTTCACCAGccacgaggaggaggaggaagaggaggaggaggatggtgctGGAGACAAGCTGGGGGAGCCACCGCAGCCGACCGGCACAGCAGCGGGCGCAGAGGACGGAG AGTGGGGCCCCGCGGCGGAGCGCCCCGGCGGCAGCCTGCTAACccggcagctgcaggagctgtggaAGAAATCGCGGGGCAGCCTGGTGCCCCAGCGGCTGCTCTTCGAGGTCACCAGCGCCAGCGTGGTCAGCGAGCGCTCCTCCAAGTACGTG CTCTACACCATCTACCTGATCCGCTCCGGCCGGTTCGACAAGGCCCCCGCCGCCATCGCCCGGCGCTATTCAGACTTTGAGCGGCTGAATCGCCGCTTGCGCTGCCGCTTCGGCTGCGACATGGCCGGCATCGCCTTCCCCAGGAAGAGGCTGCGCCGGAACTTCACCGCCGAGACCATCGCCAAGCGGAGCCGAGCCTTCGAGCAGTTCCTGTCCCACCTGCACTCCATCGCCGAGATCCGCCGCTCCCCCGAGTTCCTCGAGTTCTTCTTCCTGCAGGACCTGCAGGCTGCGCAGCGCCTGACCTGCACCGGCATGTACCGCGAAGCCCTGGCCACCTGGGCCAACGCCTACAGGCTGCAGGACCGGCTGGGGGTCTGCGGCTCCGGCCGCTTCCTCCTGACGCTGGCCGGGCTGGCCGTCTGCCACCAGGAGCTGGATGAGCTCTGCGAGGCCCACAGCTTCTGCGAGCAGgcgctgcagctgctggaggccCAAGGCAGCCACCCACTGCTGGGGCCCTTCCTGCAGGCCCACGTCCACCTGGCCTGGAAGGTGGGCAAGGACAAGCGGCGCTCGGAGGCCCGGCTGCAGGACCTGCGGGAGGCCGGGccgcccctgcagcagcagcccaccCTGAAGGAGTGCTTGATCAAGGAGCCTCTGGAGTGA
- the SNX21 gene encoding sorting nexin-21 isoform X3, giving the protein MVLETSWGSHRSRPAQQRAQRTEAEWGPAAERPGGSLLTRQLQELWKKSRGSLVPQRLLFEVTSASVVSERSSKYVLYTIYLIRSGRFDKAPAAIARRYSDFERLNRRLRCRFGCDMAGIAFPRKRLRRNFTAETIAKRSRAFEQFLSHLHSIAEIRRSPEFLEFFFLQDLQAAQRLTCTGMYREALATWANAYRLQDRLGVCGSGRFLLTLAGLAVCHQELDELCEAHSFCEQALQLLEAQGSHPLLGPFLQAHVHLAWKVGKDKRRSEARLQDLREAGPPLQQQPTLKECLIKEPLE; this is encoded by the exons atggtgctGGAGACAAGCTGGGGGAGCCACCGCAGCCGACCGGCACAGCAGCGGGCGCAGAGGACGGAGGCAG AGTGGGGCCCCGCGGCGGAGCGCCCCGGCGGCAGCCTGCTAACccggcagctgcaggagctgtggaAGAAATCGCGGGGCAGCCTGGTGCCCCAGCGGCTGCTCTTCGAGGTCACCAGCGCCAGCGTGGTCAGCGAGCGCTCCTCCAAGTACGTG CTCTACACCATCTACCTGATCCGCTCCGGCCGGTTCGACAAGGCCCCCGCCGCCATCGCCCGGCGCTATTCAGACTTTGAGCGGCTGAATCGCCGCTTGCGCTGCCGCTTCGGCTGCGACATGGCCGGCATCGCCTTCCCCAGGAAGAGGCTGCGCCGGAACTTCACCGCCGAGACCATCGCCAAGCGGAGCCGAGCCTTCGAGCAGTTCCTGTCCCACCTGCACTCCATCGCCGAGATCCGCCGCTCCCCCGAGTTCCTCGAGTTCTTCTTCCTGCAGGACCTGCAGGCTGCGCAGCGCCTGACCTGCACCGGCATGTACCGCGAAGCCCTGGCCACCTGGGCCAACGCCTACAGGCTGCAGGACCGGCTGGGGGTCTGCGGCTCCGGCCGCTTCCTCCTGACGCTGGCCGGGCTGGCCGTCTGCCACCAGGAGCTGGATGAGCTCTGCGAGGCCCACAGCTTCTGCGAGCAGgcgctgcagctgctggaggccCAAGGCAGCCACCCACTGCTGGGGCCCTTCCTGCAGGCCCACGTCCACCTGGCCTGGAAGGTGGGCAAGGACAAGCGGCGCTCGGAGGCCCGGCTGCAGGACCTGCGGGAGGCCGGGccgcccctgcagcagcagcccaccCTGAAGGAGTGCTTGATCAAGGAGCCTCTGGAGTGA